AGCGGATCTTGCGGGCATATATCGTACGCCAAAGTAAAATATTCTTCCGCCAATGATAATGTATTCATGGACATATATTGCATACccaaaaataaattagGCAAATGAATACCAGGAAAGAACCTTGCAGCTGTAGAATAAGCTGATACGGCTTGATCCTGCTCCCCCTCCATGGAGTACGTATGCGCAAACCCTAACCATGACGGagcaaaatttggatcaaGGAtagatgattttgaaaagtattttcGTGCCTCTCCAATTTTATTCACGACCATGTAGTAAGTAGCAACGCTAAACCATGTGATGGGATTTTTAGGGAAATTTTCAGCCAATTCATGGGAAAGTAAAAACAGTTTATTCCTCATGCCCAGTTCGTAGAAACAAGCGATGTACGTCGGAAGCACTTCAGCGTTGAATTTATCTTTCTCCAAAATAGTCTCGCAGAAGTTCAAGCATTCGGAGAATTTGCACTTTGTATATAACGTTTCAACGTCTGAAACCAGAATATCAACGTTCGATGCCAAATTGTGTTCTTCTATCAgttgttttcttgattcGCAAGTTTTATCCTCATTAAGATACTTTGATAAACGAATAATGTATAAATTTTTGACCATGTCCTGATTGTCATCCAGTATCGAAAAATCTAAGGTTAGTGACTCTAGTAAATCCCATTCCTCGCGTGGCGTCAATAAATTTTTAGATGTAAGTTCTTCAAAGGCCTCAAAGTTCTTCACATCAACCAGGACCGCTTCCTTGAACGATTCTTTggcttttgcaaaattgTTTTGGGCAGAATATATTATTCCTCTCAAGTAGCACAAAGATGACTCCAGCTTTATTCCACCATccgtttctttttttgcctcCTCATCTGAAGCACTCGAGAAGGGATTGCATTCTCCTACAATATCCAAAGCTTCATCGTATTTCTGCAATTTGACCAAGCAACGTGCTTTCAGATATCTGCACATAATACTTGTTGAATCAAGCATGTCTCTTGAAAGGAGGTCAATGGCACGCACATAAGATCCATCACTAAAGTATACCTGTGCCAACCAAAATGCATCATTTGGATCACCTGTCAAGGTGTAGATTTTGTTTGCCACGAATTCTGCTGTCTTGTAAAGATGCTGCATCAGGGCATCATGTCTCCACAATCGCAGCTTCTCAATAGATGATAATTCTGATATATCAAATTCAGCTGTGCTCGTTGTCGCCGTCGTAGTGGTAGTCAATGTCGTTGTAGTTGACATAGGCTCATGGATTCCCGATTCAATGTGTGTTTCTCTCGTCTTTGTATTCAAGGGATCCCGGTATTCCCTTTGCAAACTAACTTTACGCAACGTCGAAGGCATTGCCGAACCAAAAAGCCCATTCTTCGATATCGATCCTATAAGCCCGCCATGATTCGTGTTTGCAGTGACATGATGGTGCGGCGTTGCCAGCGAGTTAGCCGCAATATTGGGATTAGTCTTTTGAACCAGTGGGCTGTTCGCAAGCGACCCATATGGATGATTGTGTTCCAATCCTGCTGGATTCCACTCCTGACTTCTGAAATCCTCCCCATTGCCACCAGCAGCCAGCTGCTGTGTATTCGGATCTCGATCTCTCTCTCTATCTCCCTCCGCTCTTCCGGCCTGTGATGCATTATATCTGCCATTTCTTCCGCTCACGAACGGCGATATCGCAAGCGTAGAATTATGTTGGGTCGGTGTCCCAGTTGATGACATCAAAATAACTTTTGAATTATGACTCAAACCGCCAACCTTACCCTAAAGGCATCGATTAAATCAGCATCGTTGTACTATTCTTACAGGTATGATGAACCACAAATTATGTTCACAGTGCAACGATCATTTACGACGAGGAATCTTTCCTTATTGCAGCGgaatttgttttttttatccCACCGGAATTTCGAAATTCAGTCATATCTCGAGATAGAATAGTGAAAAATGGCTAGAtgcaaaatatataaatggCTTCGTGTATAATTCGAATTGGTTGTTCGTTTGATTATCCATTGAAGCTCTCAAGAAACCCACCTTTTGACTTGAGGTAATATTAGATTTTGACAAGCGAAAACTGAAATGACAGTTACCTTACATCTGAGAGCAGAGACTAAACCACAGGAGGCCCGTGCAGCATTAACTCCTACAACTGTCAAACAGTTGATTTCCAAAGGATTTAAAATTTATGTAGAGGAAAGTCCTCAGTCAACGTTTAGCAGCGATGAGTACAAAAAGGCCGGTGCAATAATCGTGCCCTTTGGCTCCTGGGTCGATGCACCCCATGAT
The genomic region above belongs to Zygotorulaspora mrakii chromosome 8, complete sequence and contains:
- the CDC16 gene encoding anaphase promoting complex subunit CDC16 (similar to Saccharomyces cerevisiae CDC16 (YKL022C); ancestral locus Anc_2.665); protein product: MSSTGTPTQHNSTLAISPFVSGRNGRYNASQAGRAEGDRERDRDPNTQQLAAGGNGEDFRSQEWNPAGLEHNHPYGSLANSPLVQKTNPNIAANSLATPHHHVTANTNHGGLIGSISKNGLFGSAMPSTLRKVSLQREYRDPLNTKTRETHIESGIHEPMSTTTTLTTTTTATTSTAEFDISELSSIEKLRLWRHDALMQHLYKTAEFVANKIYTLTGDPNDAFWLAQVYFSDGSYVRAIDLLSRDMLDSTSIMCRYLKARCLVKLQKYDEALDIVGECNPFSSASDEEAKKETDGGIKLESSLCYLRGIIYSAQNNFAKAKESFKEAVLVDVKNFEAFEELTSKNLLTPREEWDLLESLTLDFSILDDNQDMVKNLYIIRLSKYLNEDKTCESRKQLIEEHNLASNVDILVSDVETLYTKCKFSECLNFCETILEKDKFNAEVLPTYIACFYELGMRNKLFLLSHELAENFPKNPITWFSVATYYMVVNKIGEARKYFSKSSILDPNFAPSWLGFAHTYSMEGEQDQAVSAYSTAARFFPGIHLPNLFLGMQYMSMNTLSLAEEYFTLAYDICPQDPLLLNEMGVMFFKRNELQKSKRYLKKALEAIIELDSTSRTFVSIQINLAHAYRKMGDYERAIKCFKFVLEVSGKDSDIYCSLGFLYLKTKQLQKAIDHLHTALSLSSTNHVAQELLLHALELNVSITLDSDHPLVVNAQIHEAHANIYSSRKRAPLIFDSSALNKKMKTSVSSQTNGECEEMEIE